In one window of Candidatus Cloacimonadota bacterium DNA:
- a CDS encoding AMP-binding protein, with translation MITEKLIPYLLDSIKSYWDLPAVTDYPGPAVTYGEAARRMAWLHGLYKECGLQKGSKIALAGKNGSNWALVWLSAVTYGGTVVPILANFSPEDTAHIVNHSDAEILFIARDKFDSIEEDQIRRVKYIFCLEDFRLLFNRPDKRAELVKPLEDNRELLNLGKDQLHWPDVCDNEDIASIIYTSGTTGFSKGVMLSHRSLLANLIYARENLTFSVGAKVLCFLPLAHSFASAFDLLYPFTRGNHINFLDKIPAPKLLLSALQDLKPEVVLVVPLLIEKIYKKQLQPVIEEPKMKVMMKIPLLNKVVYKKIKDKLMTAFGGNIVELIAGGAPMNAEVEQFMRKIQFPFTIGYGMTECGPLISYARWFNNRFESSGKIVDSLRCRIDSRDPANIPGEVVLSGDNLFSGYYNNPEATAETLRGGWLYTGDIGTLDKDGFIYLRGRSKNMILGPSGENIYPELVEQKVNNLPYVLESVVVERDRQLHALVYPDLDALDQDKVPEAKLPQIMEENRQAVNKSLADFSRIIKFHIVNEAFQKTPTQKIKRYLYR, from the coding sequence ATGATCACCGAAAAACTGATACCCTACCTGTTGGATTCCATCAAGAGTTACTGGGACCTTCCGGCCGTCACCGACTATCCTGGGCCGGCCGTCACCTACGGCGAGGCGGCGAGGCGGATGGCCTGGCTGCACGGCCTCTATAAAGAGTGTGGCCTGCAAAAAGGCTCGAAGATCGCCCTGGCCGGCAAGAACGGCTCGAACTGGGCGCTGGTCTGGCTGTCCGCGGTCACCTACGGCGGCACCGTCGTGCCCATCCTGGCCAATTTTTCGCCGGAGGACACCGCCCACATCGTGAACCATTCGGACGCCGAGATCCTATTCATCGCCAGGGACAAATTTGACAGCATCGAGGAAGACCAGATCCGCCGGGTGAAATACATCTTCTGCCTGGAGGATTTCCGGCTGCTGTTCAACCGGCCGGACAAGCGCGCGGAGCTGGTGAAACCCCTTGAGGACAACCGCGAACTGCTGAACCTGGGCAAGGACCAGCTGCATTGGCCGGACGTCTGCGACAACGAGGACATCGCCTCGATCATCTACACCTCCGGCACCACGGGCTTTTCGAAGGGCGTGATGCTCTCGCACCGTTCGCTGCTGGCGAACCTGATCTACGCGCGGGAAAACCTGACCTTCAGCGTGGGCGCTAAGGTTTTGTGTTTCCTTCCTCTGGCCCATTCCTTCGCCAGCGCCTTCGACCTGCTCTATCCCTTCACGCGGGGCAACCACATCAACTTCCTGGACAAGATCCCGGCACCAAAACTGCTGCTGAGCGCGCTGCAGGACCTGAAACCGGAGGTGGTGCTGGTGGTGCCGCTGCTGATCGAAAAGATTTATAAGAAGCAGCTGCAGCCCGTGATCGAAGAGCCAAAGATGAAGGTGATGATGAAGATCCCGCTGCTTAACAAAGTGGTCTATAAAAAGATCAAGGACAAGCTGATGACTGCTTTTGGCGGCAACATCGTGGAACTGATCGCGGGTGGCGCGCCGATGAACGCCGAAGTGGAACAATTCATGAGAAAGATCCAGTTTCCCTTCACCATTGGCTATGGCATGACTGAGTGCGGACCGCTGATCAGTTACGCGCGCTGGTTCAACAATCGGTTCGAATCCAGCGGCAAGATCGTGGATTCGCTGCGCTGCCGGATCGATTCACGCGATCCCGCCAATATTCCCGGCGAGGTGGTGCTGAGCGGCGACAACCTCTTCTCTGGCTATTACAACAACCCCGAGGCCACCGCCGAAACCCTGCGCGGAGGCTGGCTCTACACCGGCGACATCGGCACCCTGGACAAGGACGGCTTCATCTATCTGCGCGGGCGCAGCAAAAACATGATCCTGGGACCCAGCGGCGAGAACATCTATCCCGAGCTGGTGGAACAAAAAGTGAACAATCTGCCCTATGTGCTGGAATCCGTGGTGGTGGAACGCGACCGCCAGCTGCACGCCCTGGTCTATCCGGACCTCGACGCCCTGGACCAGGACAAGGTCCCGGAAGCCAAACTACCCCAGATCATGGAGGAAAACCGCCAGGCGGTGAACAAATCCCTGGCCGATTTCAGCCGCATCATCAAGTTCCACATCGTGAACGA
- a CDS encoding SBBP repeat-containing protein: protein MNRMAALSLCFILVSALASLGAQTVPEWQWAERAGGEGYDYGLGIAADNAGNLYVTGFFRESAGFGGTILSSLGDGDVYVSKLDTGGNFRWTRQAGGPGFDGGRSIVVDASGSVFLTGDFAGTAQFGDIELTASGEKDAFVCKLDAGGNFLWASRAGGFDDTMGMSIALDSAGNCYIAGLFSGSATFGSTTLVSQGYEDAFLARLDVDGNFIWARRAGGCDSDMGNDLSVDNAGNCLLTGGFSHSADFGPVTLTSEGEYSDLFVCKLDAEGNFLWARQAGGEFSVTAGCGIAADAAGNSYVTGVFQGSASFGDTTLTSGTGMNNFVCKLDPSGNFGWARQAGWTSYSLFYGDIAVDGAGNCCVTGAFQVSADFGPITLTSNGATDIFACALDPAGNFLWARQAGSSGTDWSCDLSVDAAGNCCVTGMFTGTASFGPTTLASSGGADIFIARLGTEVAVEDETTPPAEGQSRLYAAWPNPSGKNRLINLKARVAAGETGTLSIYNLRGELIGRQDLTAGEHQIDLDGRSLPAGMYVYRLRTSTVNTVKKLIIR from the coding sequence ATGAATAGAATGGCAGCGCTTTCGCTCTGCTTTATCCTGGTTTCCGCCCTGGCCAGCCTGGGCGCGCAGACAGTGCCAGAATGGCAGTGGGCAGAGCGCGCGGGGGGAGAGGGCTATGACTATGGCCTGGGCATCGCCGCGGACAATGCCGGCAACCTGTATGTGACTGGCTTCTTCCGAGAATCAGCCGGCTTTGGAGGAACCATCCTCAGCAGCCTGGGCGATGGCGATGTTTACGTCTCCAAGCTGGATACCGGTGGCAATTTCCGCTGGACCAGGCAAGCCGGAGGCCCTGGTTTCGACGGCGGCAGATCCATAGTTGTTGACGCGTCTGGAAGCGTCTTCCTGACGGGGGATTTTGCCGGCACCGCCCAGTTCGGCGACATAGAGCTAACTGCCAGCGGAGAAAAGGACGCCTTCGTCTGCAAGCTGGACGCGGGTGGAAACTTCCTTTGGGCCAGCCGGGCCGGAGGTTTTGATGATACCATGGGCATGTCCATCGCCCTGGACAGCGCGGGCAACTGCTACATTGCCGGTTTGTTCAGCGGCTCGGCCACCTTTGGCTCAACCACTTTAGTCTCCCAGGGCTATGAGGACGCCTTCCTCGCCAGACTGGATGTTGATGGCAATTTCATCTGGGCCAGGCGGGCCGGGGGATGTGACTCTGACATGGGAAATGACCTTTCCGTGGACAACGCCGGCAACTGCCTTCTGACCGGGGGGTTCAGCCACTCAGCCGATTTTGGCCCCGTCACCCTTACCAGTGAGGGGGAATATAGCGATCTGTTCGTCTGCAAATTGGACGCGGAGGGAAACTTCCTGTGGGCCAGGCAAGCCGGAGGAGAATTTAGCGTTACCGCGGGTTGCGGCATCGCCGCGGACGCTGCCGGCAACAGCTATGTCACGGGAGTTTTCCAGGGCTCCGCCAGCTTTGGAGACACCACTCTGACCAGCGGGACCGGGATGAACAACTTTGTCTGCAAGCTGGATCCCAGCGGGAATTTCGGGTGGGCCAGACAGGCCGGCTGGACCAGCTACTCGCTGTTTTATGGCGACATCGCCGTGGACGGCGCCGGCAACTGCTGTGTGACGGGGGCGTTTCAGGTCAGCGCCGATTTTGGCCCCATCACTCTTACCAGCAACGGGGCAACCGACATCTTCGCCTGCGCGCTCGATCCCGCCGGAAACTTCCTCTGGGCCCGGCAGGCAGGAAGTTCCGGCACTGACTGGAGCTGCGACCTCTCCGTGGACGCCGCCGGCAATTGCTGCGTGACGGGGATGTTCACAGGCACGGCCAGCTTTGGCCCCACCACCCTTGCCAGCAGTGGCGGCGCTGATATCTTCATCGCCAGGCTGGGAACCGAGGTGGCGGTGGAAGACGAAACCACGCCCCCGGCGGAGGGCCAATCCCGCTTGTACGCGGCCTGGCCAAATCCTTCGGGCAAAAACCGGCTGATCAACCTGAAAGCCCGGGTGGCGGCAGGGGAGACAGGGACCCTCAGCATTTACAACCTGCGTGGAGAACTGATCGGCCGCCAGGATCTGACTGCCGGGGAACACCAGATCGATCTGGACGGACGAAGCCTGCCGGCCGGGATGTATGTTTACCGCTTGCGAACGTCCACGGTCAATACCGTTAAAAAGCTGATCATCAGATAG
- a CDS encoding ABC transporter permease, whose protein sequence is MSVFGILRIALKSLTRNKTRTFLTMLGIIIGVAAVITMIAIGQGAKKVVDDQISTMGTNVISVMSNFTNTQSTARQAAGSGNTLEEGDVDAIRNQVDGVLYASPVYNTWGQLKFGSNNWRGRIMGVDVDYFLIRDMQMESGDFFYPSEVENGAKVCVLGKTVADNLFVGEDPVGKIMRIRNIPFTVKGVLRSKGQSTSGNDQDDIVLAPHSTTSTRLIGARWRFLTIIVSAVSQERIPIVQEDISNLMQGRHSGTTAADFMVSSQTDVAEAASSVSNTMTVLLASIAGISLLVGGIGIMNIMLVSVTERIKEIGIRMAVGAGKRDVLLQFIIEAITISILGGLIGIALGWGLAVILGKTMGWSIVVTPWSIFLSVGFSCLIGVFFGWYPARKAANLNLIDALRYE, encoded by the coding sequence CCGCAACAAGACCCGCACTTTTCTCACCATGCTGGGCATCATCATCGGCGTGGCCGCCGTGATCACCATGATCGCCATCGGCCAAGGCGCCAAAAAGGTGGTGGACGATCAGATCAGCACCATGGGCACGAACGTGATCTCCGTGATGTCCAATTTCACCAACACCCAAAGCACCGCGCGCCAGGCTGCCGGCTCCGGCAACACCCTCGAGGAAGGTGACGTGGACGCCATCCGGAACCAAGTTGACGGCGTGCTCTACGCTTCGCCGGTTTACAACACCTGGGGCCAACTCAAATTCGGCAGCAACAACTGGCGCGGCCGCATCATGGGTGTCGATGTGGATTATTTCCTCATCCGCGACATGCAGATGGAATCGGGCGACTTTTTCTACCCCTCCGAGGTGGAGAACGGCGCCAAAGTCTGCGTGCTGGGCAAGACCGTGGCGGACAACCTTTTTGTGGGCGAGGATCCCGTGGGCAAGATCATGCGCATCCGCAACATCCCCTTCACGGTGAAAGGCGTGCTCAGATCAAAGGGCCAGAGCACCTCGGGCAACGATCAGGACGACATCGTCCTCGCGCCCCATTCCACCACCTCCACCCGCCTCATCGGAGCGCGCTGGCGTTTTCTCACCATCATCGTTTCAGCCGTTTCGCAGGAACGCATTCCCATCGTTCAGGAAGATATCTCGAACCTCATGCAGGGCCGCCACAGCGGCACCACCGCCGCCGATTTCATGGTGAGCTCGCAAACCGACGTGGCCGAGGCCGCCAGCAGCGTTTCGAACACCATGACCGTGCTTCTGGCCAGCATCGCCGGGATCTCGCTGCTCGTGGGCGGGATCGGCATCATGAACATCATGCTGGTCTCGGTGACCGAAAGGATCAAGGAGATCGGCATCCGCATGGCCGTGGGCGCCGGAAAACGCGACGTCCTGCTGCAGTTCATCATCGAAGCCATCACCATCAGCATCCTCGGCGGGCTCATCGGCATCGCCCTGGGCTGGGGCCTGGCCGTGATCCTGGGCAAAACCATGGGCTGGAGCATCGTGGTGACCCCCTGGTCGATCTTCCTCTCCGTAGGCTTTTCCTGCCTGATCGGCGTTTTCTTCGGCTGGTATCCCGCCCGCAAAGCCGCGAACCTGAACCTCATCGACGCCCTCAGATACGAGTAG